The following are encoded together in the Bacillus sp. V2I10 genome:
- the nikD gene encoding nickel import ATP-binding protein NikD encodes MGTEQSNVLQVRDLHVKVKTKNSTPTLVQDINFELKRGRVLGLVGESGCGKTVTSMSILQLLDRKTTTIEGSIVLQGRELNDLDDKEMRKIRGKDIAFIMQNPMNAFTPVFTIGHQFIETIRSHKPCNKKEAAELAIEAMHHVNLPDPVKLLKYYPFQLSGGMLQRVMIAIAACLHPAVIIADEPTTALDVNNQKIVLRHLDKIRSEYDSAILLISHDLGVISEMADEVAVMQNGRIVEKADVFQLFDEPKHEYTKKLLNARSILHLDESIIHLA; translated from the coding sequence TTGGGAACAGAACAGTCGAATGTGTTACAAGTTAGAGATTTACATGTAAAGGTAAAAACAAAAAATAGTACTCCCACCCTCGTCCAAGATATAAATTTTGAACTAAAGCGTGGGAGGGTACTTGGTCTTGTTGGAGAAAGCGGATGCGGTAAAACCGTTACAAGTATGTCCATTCTTCAGCTTCTTGATCGGAAAACGACAACGATTGAAGGTAGTATAGTATTACAAGGACGTGAATTAAACGATTTAGACGATAAAGAAATGCGTAAGATCCGTGGCAAGGATATAGCCTTTATTATGCAAAATCCGATGAATGCTTTTACGCCTGTTTTTACTATTGGCCATCAATTTATTGAAACAATTCGCTCACATAAACCTTGTAATAAAAAAGAAGCAGCAGAGCTTGCCATTGAGGCGATGCATCATGTGAACTTACCAGATCCTGTTAAACTATTAAAATACTATCCCTTTCAACTGAGTGGGGGTATGCTTCAACGGGTGATGATCGCTATTGCAGCATGCTTACATCCAGCCGTTATTATTGCCGATGAACCAACAACCGCACTTGACGTAAATAATCAGAAGATAGTACTGCGCCACTTAGATAAAATTCGCTCTGAATATGATTCAGCCATTTTATTAATATCTCATGATCTCGGAGTTATTTCTGAAATGGCAGATGAAGTAGCCGTTATGCAAAATGGCAGAATAGTAGAAAAAGCGGATGTGTTTCAACTATTTGATGAGCCAAAGCATGAATATACGAAAAAACTATTAAATGCACGCTCAATATTACATTTAGATGAATCTATCATCCATTTGGCTTGA
- the nikE gene encoding nickel import ATP-binding protein NikE — MSLLQVNEVTHSYGSRSFFNWKDRSKKVLSGISLSIEEGTCLGLLGTSGAGKSTLGKVILGLERPQSGQILFQGHDIYTADKHTRQKIRRDLQAVFQDSYSSVNPRMTAERIIAEPLENYEKLTVAEQKRTIVELLERVGLSEDDLKKYPHQFSGGQLQRINIARAISLKPKLIVLDESVSSLDMVNQTLILELLKELKEDFGLSYFFITHDIKAANTISDILGVLEKGELVELYDSKNQFFTSEHPVVKEMRGSILAEHPCFRSIRTRVSQT, encoded by the coding sequence ATGAGTTTATTACAAGTAAATGAAGTAACTCATAGCTACGGGTCCCGATCGTTTTTTAACTGGAAAGACCGTTCTAAAAAAGTACTTTCGGGTATTTCCCTCTCTATTGAAGAAGGAACATGCTTAGGATTGCTTGGTACGAGTGGAGCCGGTAAAAGTACTTTAGGCAAAGTGATTCTTGGTTTGGAACGACCACAAAGTGGACAAATTCTGTTTCAAGGGCATGATATTTATACTGCAGATAAGCATACTCGTCAAAAAATCCGCCGAGATCTTCAAGCTGTTTTTCAGGATTCATACTCATCAGTCAATCCCCGCATGACAGCCGAACGTATTATTGCAGAGCCTTTAGAAAACTATGAAAAGCTTACAGTAGCTGAACAAAAACGAACCATTGTTGAATTATTGGAAAGGGTCGGATTGAGTGAAGACGACTTAAAAAAATACCCGCACCAATTTAGCGGCGGGCAATTGCAGAGGATCAATATTGCAAGAGCGATTTCCCTCAAACCAAAGCTGATAGTCCTAGACGAATCTGTTAGTAGTTTAGATATGGTTAACCAAACACTTATTTTAGAATTACTAAAGGAGCTAAAAGAAGACTTCGGGCTATCTTATTTCTTTATTACACATGATATTAAAGCTGCCAATACGATTAGTGATATATTGGGTGTACTAGAAAAAGGAGAATTAGTCGAGCTTTACGATTCAAAAAATCAGTTTTTTACTTCAGAACATCCTGTAGTAAAAGAGATGAGAGGTTCCATACTTGCTGAGCACCCATGTTTTCGATCGATTAGAACAAGGGTTAGCCAAACTTAA
- a CDS encoding MATE family efflux transporter: MNHRAYLALAIPLTISTMTTPLLGAVDTAVVGQLPDPAYIGGVAVGTLIFNTLYWVFGFLRVSTSAFAAQANGASDSSQGVLALTRPFLIAVIVGICFILLQWPIEYAALTLIAPDSDVSKFAVEYFRIRIWGAPFTLMNYVILGWLMGMAKIKESLFLQVLMNVLNMILAILFVHVFSFAVKGVAAATLMAEITAFVLGLLIVLKASPFEWKIPSIQALIDTQSMKKMFNVNKDLFIRTICLLVVINMFTAKGASFGTEFLAANAVLFQIHYIMAYFFDGFANASSILVGKAVGSNDKKLYKKTLTLSRQWSVITAFIIASVYGLFQEQIIELFTNLPSVIELSTKYGAWLIIYPFAACFGLVIYGVFTGATEIAPVRNSMIYAMIIYIIIQITITPIWHNHGLWLAFIVYTIGRSGFLVMYTPRLNKKLWHLMEGV, encoded by the coding sequence ATGAATCATCGTGCGTACCTTGCTTTGGCGATCCCGCTAACGATTTCAACAATGACGACGCCTTTATTAGGTGCTGTCGATACAGCCGTTGTCGGGCAACTTCCTGATCCAGCATATATTGGAGGTGTTGCAGTTGGAACCCTTATTTTTAATACTTTGTATTGGGTATTCGGTTTTTTACGGGTTAGCACATCTGCTTTTGCCGCACAAGCTAACGGGGCAAGCGATTCATCTCAAGGAGTACTTGCTTTAACCCGTCCATTTTTAATAGCTGTAATTGTAGGTATATGTTTTATTCTCTTACAATGGCCGATTGAATATGCTGCTCTTACATTGATTGCCCCTGATTCGGATGTGAGTAAGTTTGCAGTTGAATATTTTCGAATTCGAATTTGGGGAGCTCCCTTCACATTGATGAACTACGTTATTCTTGGATGGTTAATGGGGATGGCTAAGATTAAAGAATCCTTATTTTTGCAAGTGTTAATGAATGTTTTGAATATGATTTTGGCCATTCTTTTTGTCCATGTCTTTTCTTTTGCTGTAAAAGGGGTCGCTGCGGCCACTTTGATGGCTGAAATTACAGCCTTCGTATTAGGATTACTCATTGTTTTGAAAGCATCACCTTTTGAATGGAAAATACCATCCATTCAAGCACTTATAGATACACAGTCTATGAAAAAGATGTTTAACGTTAACAAGGATTTGTTTATTCGAACAATTTGTTTATTAGTCGTTATTAATATGTTTACAGCAAAAGGTGCTTCGTTTGGTACAGAATTTCTAGCTGCAAATGCTGTATTATTTCAAATCCATTACATAATGGCTTATTTCTTTGATGGGTTCGCAAACGCCTCTAGTATTCTCGTCGGCAAAGCGGTAGGATCAAATGACAAAAAATTATATAAAAAAACACTTACTTTATCAAGGCAATGGTCTGTGATAACGGCTTTTATCATAGCTAGCGTATATGGATTATTTCAAGAACAGATTATTGAACTTTTTACAAATCTACCTAGTGTTATCGAACTTTCAACAAAGTATGGAGCATGGCTCATCATCTACCCGTTTGCTGCTTGTTTTGGCCTTGTCATTTACGGTGTCTTTACAGGAGCAACTGAAATTGCCCCCGTTCGAAACTCTATGATTTACGCAATGATTATCTATATCATCATACAAATCACAATAACTCCTATCTGGCATAATCATGGCCTATGGCTTGCCTTCATCGTCTATACTATTGGACGATCTGGCTTCCTAGTCATGTATACTCCTAGATTAAATAAAAAATTATGGCATCTAATGGAAGGGGTATGA
- a CDS encoding IS3 family transposase codes for MKGGIDLEPSNLFQIIDDLSNHSIQLLCHLAKVSRSGYYKWVKRKALPSEKQIEDEKLKQKIIECHQKYKGIYGYRRIQIWLKRTYDIHINHKKVQRLLSELGIKAIIRKKRIYYGKKEPYLISNNYLNRAFYASRPNEKWVTDITYLIFNGQKLYLSAIKDLYNNEVVAYQISRRNDYKLVLDTLKKAIKGRNVKGILLHSDQGYQYTSHNYNQLLTRNKMKASMSRKGNCWDNASMENFFSHLKTECFNLHTFKTSQEVRRAIKDYILFYNHERFQNKLNNLTPIEYRSQAS; via the coding sequence GTGAAAGGGGGAATTGATTTAGAACCTAGTAATCTATTTCAAATCATTGATGATTTATCTAATCATTCTATACAGCTACTTTGCCATCTGGCTAAAGTATCAAGAAGTGGATACTACAAGTGGGTAAAGCGTAAAGCATTACCTTCGGAAAAGCAGATAGAGGATGAGAAGCTAAAGCAGAAAATAATAGAATGTCATCAGAAATATAAGGGCATCTATGGCTATAGAAGAATACAAATTTGGTTAAAGAGGACCTATGATATTCACATTAATCACAAAAAAGTTCAACGGTTACTAAGTGAGCTAGGTATTAAAGCAATTATCAGGAAGAAACGAATTTATTACGGTAAGAAAGAACCTTATCTTATCTCGAATAATTATTTAAATAGAGCCTTTTACGCTTCTCGCCCTAATGAAAAGTGGGTAACTGATATTACGTACCTCATTTTCAATGGACAGAAACTATATTTGTCTGCCATCAAAGACCTATATAATAACGAAGTTGTTGCGTACCAAATTAGTAGACGCAATGATTATAAGCTAGTCTTGGATACTCTTAAAAAAGCCATAAAAGGAAGGAATGTAAAAGGAATCCTTCTCCATAGTGATCAAGGATACCAATACACGTCCCATAACTATAATCAGCTACTCACAAGAAATAAAATGAAAGCTAGTATGTCTAGAAAGGGCAACTGTTGGGATAACGCTAGTATGGAAAATTTCTTTAGTCATTTAAAAACAGAATGTTTTAACCTTCATACTTTTAAAACTTCACAAGAGGTTAGAAGGGCTATTAAAGACTACATTCTCTTTTATAACCACGAAAGGTTTCAAAACAAGCTAAACAACCTGACTCCTATCGAATATAGAAGTCAGGCTTCTTAA
- a CDS encoding helix-turn-helix domain-containing protein: MEKKAETYDISFKKKAVDLYHQKKNYSAVSRELNIHRKNIQRWVKQFSEDGIVGLREKRGRKSGSGKVSSSTIENPQKKIKRLEAENELLKKLLKM; the protein is encoded by the coding sequence ATGGAGAAAAAAGCAGAGACTTATGATATATCGTTTAAGAAAAAAGCGGTGGATTTATATCATCAAAAGAAGAATTATTCAGCTGTTTCCAGAGAATTAAACATTCATCGAAAAAACATACAACGGTGGGTTAAACAGTTTAGTGAAGATGGAATTGTTGGTCTTAGAGAGAAACGCGGAAGAAAAAGTGGGTCTGGTAAAGTCTCTTCATCTACTATTGAAAATCCTCAAAAGAAAATAAAGCGATTAGAAGCTGAGAACGAACTGTTAAAAAAGCTTTTAAAGATGTGA
- a CDS encoding response regulator yields MIKVAIAEDDFRIADIHEKFLETFNEIIVVGKSLNGEQTLQLLKMKEPDLLLLDVYLPDMLGSELLPLIREMFPKVSIIMITAATDKVFLEKALSYGVENYLIKPVSRERFDDIIQKFIKKHSLLSSDQQVNQKYIDLLFSKGKNEKSGKGTGLPKGIDEITLGKVNAVLQAKREGLSAEEVAKEIGASRITARRYLEYLSSVNQLKAEVVYGIVGRPERKYYPV; encoded by the coding sequence ATGATAAAAGTAGCCATTGCGGAAGACGACTTCCGAATCGCCGATATACATGAAAAGTTTTTAGAAACATTCAACGAAATCATTGTGGTCGGAAAATCACTGAATGGAGAGCAAACTCTTCAATTACTGAAGATGAAAGAACCCGACTTACTTCTTCTAGATGTGTATTTGCCTGATATGCTGGGATCTGAGCTGCTTCCCCTCATACGTGAGATGTTTCCGAAGGTAAGCATCATTATGATAACAGCTGCAACAGATAAGGTGTTCCTCGAAAAAGCCCTGAGCTATGGAGTAGAGAATTATTTGATCAAGCCCGTAAGCAGGGAGAGATTTGACGATATCATTCAGAAATTCATAAAAAAGCACTCTCTCCTGTCTTCCGATCAACAAGTGAATCAGAAATATATCGATCTTCTTTTTAGCAAGGGGAAAAATGAAAAATCCGGAAAAGGGACAGGTTTGCCAAAAGGAATTGATGAAATCACACTTGGTAAAGTGAATGCCGTTCTTCAGGCAAAAAGAGAAGGGCTTTCTGCCGAAGAAGTGGCTAAGGAAATAGGCGCTTCCCGGATAACGGCACGCAGATACCTGGAATATCTCTCCTCTGTCAATCAATTAAAGGCGGAAGTGGTGTACGGAATTGTCGGAAGGCCTGAGAGAAAATATTATCCTGTTTAA
- a CDS encoding sensor histidine kinase, whose product MGLLLILLLTGFFSYMESKQIEENKGRMALELSKTVALMPTIIDAFQTGNPSETIQPLAEEIREQTGAEFIVVGNKDGTRYSHPMKSEIGRKMTGGDNDRAIIKGEFYVSKANGSLGPSLRGKSPIFNKQGEIIGLVSVGFLLEDINQQIMKNFVKVLLVSLFALFISVIGSILLSSNIRRDTMGLEPYEIAALYKEKNTVLHAVKEGILAIDKDGFITMMNQPAKKLLHINGSVRHMKVDGLFPSDYLYEVLKHGNPQVDKEMVWKDKTVIVNTTPLIDENGIRGVVASFRDKTEIEQMINTVSEVKRYSEDLRSQTHEFTNKLYVLSGLLQLGEYDQAINMIKSETQVLQFQNSVVFNQIKDTKVQAILLGKLGKASEKKLKFDIASDSYLEELPSHFKLSSLIVILGNLIDNAFEAVYGVESPAVKLFVTDIGSDIIFEIEDNGKGISERDIPLLFDRGFTSKDGNEPRGFGLSNAEEAVQEMNGIIEVQSNSEAGTVFTVYLPKK is encoded by the coding sequence TTGGGATTATTATTGATCCTGCTGCTGACAGGATTTTTCAGCTATATGGAAAGCAAACAAATCGAAGAAAATAAAGGAAGAATGGCACTGGAGTTATCAAAAACTGTCGCTCTCATGCCAACCATTATCGATGCATTTCAAACTGGCAATCCTTCCGAAACGATCCAGCCTTTAGCAGAAGAGATCAGGGAACAAACAGGTGCTGAGTTTATTGTAGTAGGGAATAAAGATGGCACACGTTATTCACATCCCATGAAGTCAGAAATTGGGAGAAAAATGACGGGAGGAGATAACGATAGAGCCATTATCAAAGGGGAATTTTATGTTTCAAAAGCTAATGGTTCACTTGGCCCGTCTCTTAGAGGGAAATCTCCTATTTTTAACAAACAGGGAGAGATTATTGGTCTCGTTTCAGTAGGATTTCTATTAGAAGACATCAACCAGCAAATCATGAAGAACTTCGTTAAAGTCCTGCTTGTTTCTCTTTTTGCCCTTTTTATATCCGTTATCGGAAGTATTTTGCTGTCAAGCAATATCCGCAGGGACACTATGGGGCTCGAACCGTATGAAATTGCTGCTCTTTATAAAGAAAAAAACACTGTGCTGCATGCGGTAAAAGAGGGCATTTTAGCCATAGATAAAGATGGCTTCATTACAATGATGAATCAGCCGGCTAAGAAACTCCTTCATATTAACGGATCTGTCAGGCATATGAAAGTGGATGGACTGTTTCCTTCCGATTATCTTTATGAGGTTTTAAAACATGGTAATCCGCAAGTTGATAAAGAAATGGTTTGGAAAGATAAAACCGTTATCGTAAATACCACTCCACTCATTGATGAAAATGGGATAAGAGGAGTTGTTGCTTCTTTTCGCGACAAAACCGAAATTGAGCAGATGATAAACACCGTATCGGAAGTCAAAAGATATTCAGAAGATCTCCGTTCCCAAACACATGAATTTACCAATAAATTATACGTGTTATCTGGCCTTCTTCAGCTTGGTGAATACGATCAGGCGATTAATATGATAAAAAGTGAAACGCAGGTCCTGCAATTTCAAAATTCAGTAGTCTTTAACCAGATCAAAGATACCAAGGTACAGGCTATCCTTTTAGGGAAGCTCGGAAAAGCGTCAGAAAAGAAGCTGAAATTTGATATTGCTTCTGACAGTTATTTAGAAGAATTGCCATCACACTTTAAGCTTTCCAGCTTAATCGTTATTCTTGGCAACTTAATTGATAACGCTTTCGAAGCCGTTTATGGCGTGGAATCTCCGGCGGTTAAACTTTTCGTTACAGACATCGGAAGTGATATCATCTTTGAGATTGAGGACAATGGCAAAGGAATAAGCGAAAGAGACATTCCTCTTCTATTTGACAGAGGCTTTACATCAAAAGATGGAAATGAACCGAGGGGCTTTGGTCTATCGAATGCAGAAGAAGCTGTACAGGAAATGAACGGGATTATTGAGGTACAAAGTAATTCAGAAGCAGGGACTGTATTTACGGTGTATCTTCCTAAGAAATAG
- the metG gene encoding methionine--tRNA ligase yields MSIFIGGAWPYANGSLHIGHIASLLPGDILARYYRLKGEDVLYVSGSDCNGTPISIRAIQENVPAHVIADRYHKEFTDSFQKLGFSYDCYTRTDHPHHHQAVQDIFLSLLENGFLYEKETLQAYCGHCQQFLPDRYVEGICPICSAHARGDQCDACASILDPLWLTDKKCKLCGHEPLGKLTGHYYFELSALQEQLEVYVKKAEDAQVWRDNAIKLTQRYLSEGLLDRSATRDLPIGVPVPVKGYEEKKIYVWIEAVSGYLSASKQWSDENQQDWLKFWDGDTRAYYVHGKDNIPFHSIIWPGILMGLGGLKLPDRMISSEYLTIEKKKLSTSGNWAVWVPDILKDYHPDSIRYFLTINAPEKRDTDFSWREFIRSHNSELLGAFGNLVNRTFKFIEKSFSSIVRPAVLDHEVEREIKQLYQTISSQIESGQFKAALDHLFSFIRRINKFFDEQKPWISVKENTADCEKTLFTCTVAIANLSILLQPFLPFSSNEIQEIMGFYADAWTYTPLDSVIELSDVKPLFERIDLSRIEEEVSRLGS; encoded by the coding sequence ATGTCTATTTTTATTGGAGGAGCATGGCCTTACGCAAATGGATCCTTGCATATTGGTCATATCGCAAGTCTATTGCCAGGAGATATTTTAGCAAGATATTATCGTTTAAAAGGGGAAGATGTTTTATATGTCTCAGGAAGTGACTGCAATGGGACCCCCATTTCAATCAGGGCCATACAGGAAAATGTTCCGGCTCATGTTATCGCAGACCGTTATCATAAGGAATTTACGGATTCCTTTCAAAAGCTCGGGTTCAGTTACGACTGCTATACACGCACAGATCATCCGCATCACCATCAAGCTGTACAGGACATTTTTCTTTCCCTGCTGGAAAACGGATTCCTTTACGAAAAAGAAACACTGCAGGCATACTGCGGACATTGTCAGCAATTTTTGCCTGACCGGTATGTCGAAGGAATCTGCCCAATTTGTTCAGCTCATGCACGAGGAGATCAATGTGATGCCTGCGCAAGTATTCTTGACCCGCTTTGGCTGACTGATAAAAAATGCAAGCTCTGCGGTCATGAGCCTCTTGGCAAGCTGACAGGACATTATTACTTTGAGCTTTCAGCCTTGCAAGAACAACTTGAAGTGTATGTAAAAAAAGCAGAAGATGCGCAGGTGTGGCGGGATAATGCCATTAAGCTGACACAGCGGTATTTATCTGAGGGACTTCTGGACAGATCTGCCACCAGAGATCTTCCGATTGGCGTACCTGTTCCTGTAAAGGGATATGAAGAGAAGAAAATATATGTCTGGATTGAAGCTGTATCCGGTTACCTGTCAGCAAGTAAGCAGTGGTCTGATGAAAATCAGCAAGATTGGCTGAAATTTTGGGATGGAGATACTAGAGCCTATTATGTTCATGGAAAAGACAACATCCCATTTCATTCCATCATTTGGCCTGGAATATTAATGGGACTTGGCGGCTTGAAACTCCCGGATCGCATGATCTCAAGCGAATACTTGACGATTGAAAAGAAAAAGTTATCAACGAGCGGAAATTGGGCCGTTTGGGTTCCGGATATCCTTAAGGATTATCATCCGGACTCCATCCGTTATTTCTTGACCATTAATGCACCTGAGAAGCGAGATACCGATTTTTCATGGCGTGAATTCATCCGCTCTCATAACAGCGAGCTGCTCGGTGCATTTGGAAATCTCGTAAATCGGACATTTAAGTTTATCGAAAAGTCTTTTTCTTCAATAGTAAGACCAGCTGTTCTTGACCACGAAGTTGAACGGGAAATAAAGCAGCTCTATCAAACGATTAGCAGCCAAATCGAAAGCGGACAATTTAAAGCAGCTCTCGATCATCTCTTTTCTTTCATTCGTCGCATAAATAAATTTTTTGACGAGCAAAAGCCTTGGATTTCTGTTAAAGAAAACACTGCTGATTGTGAAAAAACACTCTTTACTTGCACCGTCGCCATTGCAAACTTATCTATTTTACTGCAGCCATTTCTGCCATTTTCGAGCAATGAGATTCAAGAAATAATGGGCTTTTATGCTGATGCGTGGACCTATACTCCGCTTGATTCAGTAATTGAGCTAAGCGACGTTAAACCATTATTTGAACGGATTGATTTAAGCCGGATTGAAGAGGAAGTTTCTAGATTGGGATCTTGA
- a CDS encoding AAA family ATPase, which translates to MFLKLIKLNKEEIPSFEAYPFSIPAISHLDELKIKSPVTFFAGENGSGKSTLMEAIAYQCGFNTAGGSHHLYETRSSQSDLGKYIKLAWMPKVKNGFFLRAESFYQFASYLEELNEEPLSGDVFGPYGGKSLHHQSHGESFLSLFLNRFGKKAVYLLDEPEAALSPSRQLTLLRIIHDLTKDGDTQFIIATHSPILLGFPGANILSFDSERIAEIDYTETDHYQITKYFLENRNRFLEELFKEE; encoded by the coding sequence ATGTTTTTAAAATTAATCAAATTAAATAAAGAAGAGATTCCTTCGTTTGAAGCGTATCCTTTTTCTATTCCTGCAATTTCACATTTGGATGAACTTAAAATTAAAAGCCCTGTTACTTTTTTTGCAGGTGAAAATGGATCCGGCAAATCGACATTGATGGAAGCCATTGCCTATCAGTGCGGGTTTAATACCGCTGGCGGCAGCCATCATCTTTATGAAACCAGAAGCTCTCAATCTGATTTAGGAAAGTATATCAAGCTTGCCTGGATGCCTAAAGTTAAAAATGGCTTTTTCCTAAGAGCTGAGTCCTTTTATCAGTTTGCATCCTATCTGGAAGAATTAAATGAAGAGCCATTGTCAGGTGACGTTTTTGGCCCGTATGGCGGTAAATCACTCCATCATCAATCACATGGTGAATCTTTTTTATCCCTCTTTCTCAATCGTTTCGGAAAGAAAGCTGTTTATTTACTGGATGAGCCAGAGGCTGCTCTTTCTCCATCAAGACAGCTGACCCTTCTCCGCATCATTCATGACTTAACAAAAGACGGTGACACGCAATTTATTATTGCCACACATTCTCCTATCCTGCTTGGATTTCCCGGGGCAAATATACTAAGCTTTGATTCGGAACGCATAGCTGAAATCGATTATACGGAGACGGATCATTATCAGATTACAAAGTATTTTTTGGAGAATCGCAATCGGTTTTTGGAAGAGCTTTTTAAAGAAGAATAA
- a CDS encoding carboxylesterase: MAETIYSVLPGAESFFYKGNEIGILLCHGFVGTPQSVGELGKLLADKGFTVLAPRLKGHGTDAHELEACCYLDWIKDIEQAYLKLKKICRKVFIAGQSMGGILAVHLAGKYKEISGVITINAALSVPGYESFEDLTEPRFIAEGKPDIKAEGIKEITYSAVPITAVHNLLNLIKSVKPKLSEVSCPLLVFKSEEDHVVPPDSSDALFENVSSSMKKIISLTNSYHVASMDYDKEIIADRTSDYIHLCCHPFYKISV; this comes from the coding sequence ATGGCTGAAACGATTTACTCTGTATTGCCAGGTGCTGAAAGCTTTTTTTATAAAGGAAATGAGATTGGCATTTTGCTTTGCCATGGATTTGTCGGAACACCTCAAAGTGTAGGAGAACTGGGAAAACTGCTTGCTGATAAAGGCTTTACCGTCCTTGCCCCGCGGTTAAAAGGTCACGGTACAGATGCTCACGAGCTTGAAGCCTGCTGTTATCTGGATTGGATCAAAGACATTGAACAGGCTTATTTAAAGCTGAAAAAAATCTGCCGGAAAGTATTTATTGCAGGTCAATCTATGGGCGGTATCCTAGCTGTGCATTTAGCTGGCAAATACAAAGAAATCAGCGGTGTGATTACGATTAATGCTGCTTTAAGCGTGCCTGGATATGAGTCTTTCGAAGATCTAACTGAACCAAGGTTCATTGCAGAAGGAAAACCGGATATAAAAGCAGAAGGAATCAAAGAAATTACTTACTCAGCTGTTCCGATTACAGCCGTTCATAATCTCCTTAATCTTATAAAATCTGTAAAACCAAAGCTTTCAGAAGTCTCATGTCCGCTGCTCGTTTTTAAATCCGAAGAAGACCATGTCGTCCCTCCGGACAGCTCCGATGCCCTTTTTGAAAACGTCTCATCATCTATGAAAAAAATCATCAGTCTAACTAACTCCTATCACGTTGCTTCCATGGATTACGATAAAGAAATCATTGCAGATAGAACCTCGGATTACATTCATTTGTGCTGTCATCCATTCTACAAAATTTCCGTTTAG
- a CDS encoding DUF4395 domain-containing protein yields MNTIPKPLVLTNQWFIVLSVACTWIIGSGWILLIPLIAGLMGLLFKFNPIMKTAKLFLRKKPSEYIPEDFEQQQFNQLIAVICLSLGFLGYMMNWMTLAYIFTAMVALAAFVAILGFCVGCFIRFQWQQYRYRRHSK; encoded by the coding sequence GTGAATACCATTCCTAAACCTCTTGTATTAACGAATCAATGGTTTATTGTTTTATCCGTAGCATGCACCTGGATAATAGGATCCGGCTGGATTCTTCTTATACCTCTAATAGCAGGATTAATGGGGCTTCTTTTTAAATTTAATCCTATTATGAAGACAGCAAAGCTCTTTTTAAGAAAAAAGCCTTCAGAATACATTCCGGAGGATTTTGAGCAGCAGCAGTTTAATCAGCTGATTGCAGTCATCTGTCTTAGCCTTGGTTTTCTTGGCTATATGATGAATTGGATGACACTTGCCTATATCTTTACCGCTATGGTCGCGCTTGCTGCATTCGTTGCCATATTAGGCTTTTGTGTTGGCTGCTTTATTCGTTTTCAGTGGCAGCAATACCGATACCGCAGGCATTCAAAGTAG